A genomic stretch from Malus domestica chromosome 15, GDT2T_hap1 includes:
- the LOC103401197 gene encoding uncharacterized protein — protein MLIIKRRRFKDGKIAESTVWESEQWRRHIILKRISQYVLQRHLSVSKENIMHIVDQLDFSLLYGAGDPISSSGNLLGVFEILLKRLRLLEDIPLKVSTVQPLDSAFRFSSVFPPEPHLLANEKGAFVSLHRFTPSCIHPLEVMIQLEGSGNWSMDDVAIEKTKSAFLLKIGESLQNNWGMTCTATEDDVDVFVSGYAFRLKIWHERGPTLLRQETGNDQVKHVYNTDRELYFRSQHSSMINGLQGFYAAYGPVVRLAKQCVASHLFSACLREEAIELLVAYVFLKPLPFSAPCSRITGFLRFLRLLSDYDWNFSALVVDISNDLTPKDMKEINENFMSSRKTNEENVQSVNPAMFLATTYDRASEAWTRFSVNSMELKRLMAYAGSSANLLTKLISEDHNDNYRWECLFRTPLNSYDAVILLHREKLPYPQHLLFPSELNQGTGVHVARGNASMVFHPFLLPGDMKGNSEALRNKLLVDFDPLRCFVGDLEKEYPNTFKLWNDSLGGDAVGITWARYGSKKRGREEAEEVKDPTDLLKDIGKVGTGFVRGVYLLKAPRLTS, from the exons ATGCTGATAATAAAGAGGAG GAGATTTAAAGATGGTAAAATTGCAGAAAGCACAG TTTGGGAAAGTGAGCAATGGAGAAGACATATTATCTTAAAAAGGATTTCCCAGTATGTGCTTCAGCGACATCTTTCTGTATCAAAAGAGAATATAATGCACATCGTGGATCAACTTGATTTCTCTTTGCTATATGGTGCTGGAG ATCCTATATCATCTTCTGGGAATTTGCTTGGGGTATTTGAAATTCTATTGAAGCGCTTGCGGCTTCTTGAAGACATTCCACTGAAGGTTTCTACTGTGCAGCCCCTAGATTCAG CTTTCAGGTTTTCATCTGTCTTCCCACCTGAACCTCATCTGCTTGCTAATGAGAAGGGTGCTTTTGTAAGCCTACATAGGTTCACTCCTTCCTGCATTCATCCGCTGGAAGTTATGATCCAG TTGGAAGGTTCTGGAAACTGGTCAATGGATGATGTAGCAATTGAGAAAACTAAATCTGCCTTCCTTCTCAAGATTGGAGAGAG TCTCCAGAATAATTGGGGGATGACATGTACAGCTACAGAGGATGATGTGGATGTTTTTGTTTCTGGATATGCATTTCGCCTGAAAATTTGGCATGAGAGAGGCCCGACTTTGTTGAGACAGGAAA CGGGAAATGATCAAGTGAAGCACGTCTATAATACAGACAGAGAACTTTATTTCCGGAGTCAACATTCCAGCATGATTAATGGATTACAGGGTTTTTATGCAGCATATGGGCCAGTTGTTAG GCTTGCTAAGCAGTGCGTAGCTTCACATCTGTTTTCGGCTTGCTTGAGGGAGGAGGCAATTGAACTATTGGTTGCATACGTCTTTTTGAAGCCTTTACCATTCAGTGCTCCGTGCTCACGAATCACTGGATTTTTGAG GTTCCTGCGATTACTATCAGATTATGACTGGAATTTTTCTGCACTAGTTGTTGACATAAGCAATGATTTGACTCCCAAAGATATGAAAGAGATAAAT GAGAATTTTATGTCAagtagaaaaactaatgaagaaAATGTGCAAAGTGTAAATCCAGCAATGTTCTTGGCTACAACTTACGACAGGGCATCCGAGGCCTGGACCAGATTCTCAGTGAACTCAATG GAGTTAAAAAGGTTGATGGCTTATGCTGGAAGCAGTGCAAACTTGTTGACCAAACTGATTTCGGAGGATCATAATGATAATTATAGATGGGAG TGCCTTTTTCGAACTCCTTTGAACAGTTACGATGCGGTTATTCTTCTCCACAGAGAAAAATTACCTTACCCCCAACATCTTCTCTTCCCATCTGAATTAAATCAAG GCACAGGGGTACATGTGGCACGTGGGAATGCGAGCATGGTTTTCCACCCATTTCTGTTGCCTGGAGACATGAAAGGAAACTCGGAGGCACTACGAAATAAGCTATTGGTAGACTTTGATCCACTGAGGTGCTTTGTTGGGGATCTAGAG AAAGAGTACCCCAACACCTTCAAGCTGTGGAATGATTCTCTGGGTGGTGATGCTGTTGGCATAACGTGGGCGAGATATGGTTCAAAG AAACGAGGGCGGGAAGAAGCAGAGGAAGTAAAAGATCCAACTGATTTATTAAAAGACATCGGTAAAGTGGGAACAGGGTTTGTGAGGGGGGTTTATCTTCTCAAAGCCCCAAGGCTCACTAGTTAA